A single region of the Streptococcus sanguinis genome encodes:
- the nrdD gene encoding anaerobic ribonucleoside-triphosphate reductase: protein MILREEKFETAPAIYVEKRDGRRVAFDVSKIYKAMVRAAQEVGPLNPMLEAKLEAITDRIVAEISSRFAKYVKIYEIQNIVEHELLNAKEYAIAENYITYRTQRDFERSKATDINFTIDKLLNKDRTVVNENANKDSDVFNTQRDLTAGIVGKSIGLKMLPPHVANAHQKGDIHYHDLDYSPYTPMTNCCLIDFDGMLKNGFKIGNAEVESPKSIQTATAQISQIIANVASSQYGGCSADRIDEVLAPYAELNYQKHLKDAEQWVLPDKQKEYAWAKTKKDIYDAMQSLEYEINTLFTSNGQTPFTSLGFGLGTNRFEREIQKAILNIRIKGLGSEHRTAIFPKLIFTLKRGLNLEPGSPNYDIKQLALECATKRMYPDVLSYDKIIDLTGSFKVPMGCRSFLQGWKDENGQEVNSGRMNLGVVTVNLPRIALESEGDLDKFWELFNERMNIAEDALVYRVERTKEASPANAPILYQYGAFGQRLGKYDQVDQLFTHRRATVSLGYIGLYEVAAVFYGGDWETNPEAKDFTVAIVKDMKRRVEEWSEQYDYHFSVYSTPSESLTDRFCRLDTEKFGVVPDITDKEYYTNSFHYDVRKNPTPFEKLDFEKIYPEVGASGGFIHYCEYPVLQQNPKALEAVWDYAYDRVGYLGTNTPIDRCYKCNFEGDFTPTERGFTCPNCGNSDPKTVDVVKRTCGYLGNPQARPMVNGRHKEISARVKHMNGSTIKYEGN from the coding sequence ATGATTTTAAGGGAAGAGAAGTTTGAAACTGCTCCAGCGATTTATGTGGAGAAGCGGGATGGCCGCAGAGTGGCTTTTGATGTGTCAAAGATTTATAAGGCTATGGTGCGGGCGGCTCAGGAAGTCGGTCCGCTGAATCCAATGCTGGAAGCCAAGCTAGAAGCTATCACAGACCGCATTGTGGCAGAAATCAGCAGTCGCTTCGCTAAGTATGTCAAAATCTATGAGATTCAGAACATCGTTGAGCATGAGCTTTTGAATGCCAAGGAATATGCCATTGCAGAGAACTACATCACTTACCGCACCCAACGGGATTTTGAGCGCTCAAAAGCGACTGATATCAACTTTACTATTGACAAGCTCCTCAACAAAGACCGCACGGTAGTCAACGAGAATGCCAATAAGGACAGTGATGTTTTCAATACCCAACGGGATTTGACGGCTGGGATTGTCGGCAAATCCATCGGCCTTAAGATGCTGCCGCCTCATGTGGCCAATGCTCACCAGAAGGGGGACATCCACTACCATGATTTGGATTATAGCCCTTATACGCCGATGACTAACTGCTGTCTAATTGACTTTGACGGCATGCTGAAAAATGGCTTCAAGATTGGGAATGCAGAAGTAGAGAGTCCCAAGTCTATCCAGACCGCGACAGCTCAGATCTCGCAAATCATTGCCAATGTAGCTTCCAGCCAGTACGGCGGTTGTTCGGCCGATCGGATTGATGAAGTCTTGGCGCCTTATGCTGAGCTTAATTATCAAAAGCATCTCAAGGATGCGGAGCAATGGGTCTTGCCGGATAAGCAGAAAGAGTACGCCTGGGCGAAGACCAAGAAGGACATCTACGATGCCATGCAGTCGCTGGAGTATGAGATCAATACTCTCTTTACCTCTAACGGTCAGACTCCTTTTACTTCGCTGGGCTTCGGGCTGGGAACCAATCGTTTTGAGCGGGAGATTCAGAAGGCTATTCTCAATATCCGTATCAAAGGTTTGGGAAGTGAACATCGGACGGCTATCTTTCCTAAGTTGATTTTCACTCTTAAGCGTGGCCTTAATTTAGAGCCTGGAAGTCCCAACTACGATATCAAACAGCTGGCGCTAGAATGTGCGACGAAACGGATGTATCCAGATGTCCTTTCTTATGATAAAATCATTGATTTGACTGGCTCTTTCAAGGTTCCGATGGGCTGCCGTTCTTTCCTGCAAGGCTGGAAGGATGAAAATGGACAGGAAGTCAACTCCGGCCGTATGAATCTAGGTGTCGTTACTGTCAATCTGCCGCGGATTGCGCTTGAATCCGAGGGGGATTTGGATAAATTCTGGGAACTCTTTAACGAGCGGATGAATATCGCTGAAGATGCTTTGGTCTACCGAGTGGAGCGGACCAAGGAAGCCAGTCCAGCCAATGCACCGATTCTTTATCAGTATGGGGCTTTTGGCCAACGCTTGGGCAAGTATGATCAGGTAGACCAGCTCTTTACTCACCGTCGTGCAACGGTTTCCCTAGGCTATATCGGTTTGTATGAAGTGGCAGCAGTCTTTTACGGTGGCGACTGGGAAACTAATCCAGAAGCCAAGGACTTTACGGTTGCTATTGTCAAAGATATGAAGCGTCGGGTGGAAGAATGGTCCGAGCAGTATGACTATCATTTCTCTGTTTACTCGACGCCATCTGAAAGTCTGACCGACCGTTTCTGTCGCTTGGATACAGAGAAGTTTGGGGTCGTTCCGGATATTACTGACAAGGAATACTATACTAATTCTTTCCACTACGATGTGCGCAAGAATCCAACGCCTTTTGAGAAACTGGACTTTGAGAAGATTTATCCTGAAGTAGGAGCCTCAGGCGGCTTTATCCATTACTGTGAATATCCTGTGCTGCAGCAAAATCCAAAAGCACTGGAGGCTGTCTGGGACTATGCCTATGACCGAGTCGGCTATCTGGGAACCAATACACCGATTGACCGCTGTTACAAGTGTAACTTTGAGGGGGATTTCACGCCGACCGAGCGGGGCTTCACCTGTCCAAACTGTGGCAACAGCGATCCCAAGACGGTCGATGTAGTCAAGCGGACCTGTGGTTACTTAGGAAATCCACAAGCCCGTCCAATGGTCAATGGCCGACACAAGGAAATATCAGCTCGGGTCAAGCATATGAATGGCTCGACTATTAAGTACGAAGGAAATTAA
- a CDS encoding GNAT family N-acetyltransferase, with product MELRRPELEDKEKILEMLADFEAAGSRQDGFFGGADFVYEDWLETIQLAEAGLGLPQGFVPYIQLISFAADGQAVGFLNLRLRLNDHLLQEGGHIGYSIRPSARGKGLAKEQLRQGLQVAKSKNIKRVLVTCDSDNAASRAVILANSGALEDVRGGKERYWIDVN from the coding sequence ATGGAGCTGAGACGACCGGAACTAGAAGACAAGGAAAAAATTTTAGAGATGCTGGCTGACTTTGAAGCAGCTGGTAGCCGACAGGACGGCTTCTTTGGCGGAGCAGATTTTGTCTATGAGGACTGGCTGGAGACGATTCAGCTAGCCGAGGCAGGTCTAGGCTTGCCGCAAGGTTTTGTGCCTTACATCCAACTAATCTCTTTTGCTGCGGATGGTCAGGCTGTGGGCTTTCTCAATCTGCGCTTGCGGCTCAATGACCATTTGCTCCAAGAAGGCGGGCATATCGGTTATAGTATCCGTCCCTCTGCGCGTGGGAAAGGATTGGCAAAAGAGCAGCTGCGACAAGGCTTGCAAGTAGCCAAAAGTAAAAATATAAAACGAGTCCTAGTGACTTGCGATAGTGACAATGCTGCCAGCCGGGCAGTGATTCTGGCTAATAGCGGAGCTTTAGAGGATGTTCGAGGCGGGAAAGAGCGTTACTGGATTGATGTCAATTAA